The proteins below are encoded in one region of Ricinus communis isolate WT05 ecotype wild-type chromosome 6, ASM1957865v1, whole genome shotgun sequence:
- the LOC8268854 gene encoding ABC transporter I family member 17 isoform X3 encodes MVFGSISSLSRANDGTLEHLLTVTDIESATDNDDNQYKFRIRNLTRETDGGAKILNGVNLDVPKGVIVGIVGPSGSGKSTFLRSLNRLWEPPPGTVFLDGCDIRDLDVLSLRRKVGMLFQIPVLFEGTIADNIRYGPQLRGKKLSDNEVHKLLILADLDSSFHKKNYGELSVGQAQRVALARTLANEPEVLLLDEPTSALDPISTQNIEEVIVKLKKNQGMTIVMVSHSIKQIQRVADVVCLLVNGEVVEVLKPNELSEAKHPMAQRFLQLSS; translated from the exons ATGGTATTCGGTTCAATATCTTCTCTTTCCAGAG CTAATGATGGTACTCTCGAGCATCTATTAACGGTGACCGATATAGAATCTGCTACTGATAATGATGATAATCAATACAAGTTTAGAATACGGAATTTGACTAGAGAAACTGATGGCGGAGCGAAAATACTTAACGGAGTTAACTTGGATGTACCAAAAGGTGTTATCGTTGGGATTGTGGGACCTAGTGGTAGCGGAAAATCTACGTTTTTAAGGTCGTTGAATCGCCTGTGGGAGCCACCGCCTGGTACGGTGTTTCTTGATGGCTGTGATATCCGCGACCTTGATGTTCTCAGTCTTCGCCGTAAGGTTGGCATGCTTTTCCAGATTCCGGTTCTTTTTGAAG GCACCATTGCAGATAACATACGATATGGCCCACAACTGAGGGGGAAGAAACTTTCTGACAATGAAGTTCACAAATTGCTGATCCTTGCTGACCTTGATTCTTCCTTTCacaagaaaaattatggtGAATTATCTGTAGGTCAAGCTCAAAGGGTTGCTCTTGCTAGGACTCTGGCTAACGAACCAGAG GTTTTGCTGCTAGATGAGCCAACAAGTGCATTGGATCCaatatcaacacaaaacataGAAGAAGTTATTGTGAAACTGAAGAAGAATCAGGGAATGACAATTGTGATGGTCTCTCACAGTATCAAACAGATTCAGAGAGTTGCTGATGTGGTTTGCCTTCTCGTAAATGGAGAAGTTGTTGAAGTTTTGAAACCCAATGAACTCTCAGAAGCCAAGCATCCCATGGCACAAAGGTTTCTTCAACTCAGCTCTTGA
- the LOC8268856 gene encoding uncharacterized protein LOC8268856, with the protein MDETETLQMYSEEEEIGDDFYEKIEAPKFVDLKAPDPYHHGDDRYWFCSRVGCDQKHEEDMDSETIYKNFVLRVMAARSPNIRLRKALYRKDACSSETKCPRTVPAKPSKPRVTRLALISSISKRIVDPKVKVKPISKQNAMLNAKAKQPSVIAKALTTPRTKKQLSNLDAFRSVRNPKTTATAMSKNRLVAKALVFHSPKKSVKTKSSIELKTPVKTLCDGMKKLEITGAKKQRLGPNKPLPSDTSRKQLRGREVKSRVFDGLLSQNHKVKGAKSSTHIKNNKEKNSQQNHDPAPPERDENDFIVMEIEGPLATIEASILSLDENKVEASSDATGSEGPLATIEASRSDSEKRSSGNDDDNVPKSQAPKEITERDDKMDTLTSDDKENDYVVLESDDKENASASNDNRELDSKTSYIDHKLLGKNETPMGNQKTAKAKIKQSKESSMTAATSGQLLQHKKPKPTNPKPFRLRTDERGILKEANGEKKHCPEPFSEMTSVSRIAGRNLQKRHQNALQKHDKFLEQDENHNAANENMETKDQPQKRTVSLKISKERVGRKTTSTPQRHTISSQQKLVTSQHECNQEKSALRLGNSSKRTKSPSTKQLARPQESASSRINSIMTTGQLGAIVENSSTILRAKGAAKPSEPGVSLATKASISPASKPSLQGKRLTTIPKEPTFHAMHTPKSCTKRVA; encoded by the exons ATGGACGAAACTGAGACTTTGCAAATGTACAgcgaagaagaagagattggAGATGACTTCTATGAAAAGATTGAGGCTCCCAAGTTTGTAGACCTCAAAGCACCAGACCCTTACCATCATGGGGATGATCGTTACTGGTTCTGCTCCAGAGTTG GATGTGACCAAAAGCATGAAGAAGACATGGACTCTGAAACAATCTACAAAAATTTCGTCCTTCGG GTCATGGCAGCAAGAAGTCCCAACATTCGTCTTCGTAAAGCATTGTATAGAAAAGATGCATG TAGTTCCGAAACAAAATGTCCACGGACAGTTCCTGCAAAACCCTCGAAGCCTAGAGTGACAAGACTTGCCTTGATTTCATCTATATCTAAAAGGATTGTTGATCCCAAAGTTAAGGTCAAGCCTATATCTAAGCAGAATGCAATGCTAAACGCAAAGGCAAAGCAGCCATCTGTTATAGCCAAGGCTTTAACTACTCCAAGGACCAAAAAGCAACTGTCAAATCTCGATGCATTTCGGAGTGTTAGGAACCCGAAAACAACCGCCACTGCAATGTCAAAGAATAGATTAGTAGCGAAAGCTTTGGTATTTCATTCACCTAAGAAGTCAGTAAAAACAAAGAGCTCAATAGAATTGAAAACACCTGTAAAGACATTGTGTGATGGGATGAAGAAGCTTGAGATCACAGGCGCAAAGAAGCAAAGGCTGGGACCTAATAAACCATTGCCTTCAGATACTTCTCGGAAACAATTACGAGGACGGGAGGTTAAAAGCAGAGTTTTTGATGGGCTACTTTCTCAAAATCACAAGGTCAAGGGTGCCAAATCTTCTACGCATATAAAGaacaataaggaaaagaactCACAGCAGAATCATGATCCTGCGCCTCCTGAAAGGGATGAAAATGATTTCATTGTCATGGAGATTGAGGGGCCTTTAGCAACTATAGAAGCTTCAATACTATCACTGGATGAGAATAAAGTTGAAGCTTCTTCAGATGCAACTGGTAGTGAGGGGCCTTTAGCAACTATAGAAGCCTCCCGGTCAGATTCTGAAAAGAGGAGCTCAGgtaatgatgatgataatgttCCAAAATCCCAAGCTCCCAAGGAAATCACAGAGAGAGATGATAAAATGGATACTTTAACCTCTGATGACAAGGAAAATGATTATGTAGTCCTGGAGAGCgatgataaagaaaatgcTTCAGCCTCTAATGATAACAG AGAATTGGACAGTAAAACTAGCTATATAGATCATAAACTTCTGGGAAAGAATGAAACTCCAATGGGCAATCAAAAG ACCGCTAAAGCAAAGATTAAGCAATCTAAAGAAAGCTCTATGACTGCTGCCACTAGTGGTCAATTACTGCAGCATAAAAAACCTAAGCCTACAAATCCAAAGCCTTTTCGGCTTAGAACTGAT GAAAGGGGAATTCTCAAGGAAGCAAATGGGGAGAAGAAACACTGTCCTGAACCTTTTAGTGAAATGACATCAGTCTCAAGGATAGCAGGACGGAACTTGCAGAAAAGACATCAGAATGCACTCCAA AAACATGACAAGTTCCTCGAGCAAGATGAGAATCACAATGCAGCAAATGAAAATATGGAAACAAAGGATCAGCCT CAAAAGAGAACTGTCAGCTTGAagatttcaaaagaaagagtGGGACGAAAAACAACTTCGACACCACAGAGACATACAATTTCTTCTCAGCAGAAACTTGTGACTTCACAGCATGAATGTAACCAAGAAAAATCTGCTTTAAGATTGGGAAACAGCTCAAAAAGGACCAAATCACCATCCACGAAACAACTAGCAAGGCCTCAAGA GTCAGCATCAAGtagaataaattcaattatgaCAACTGGTCAACTTGGCGCAATAGTGGAAAATTCCTCAACAATTTTAAGAGCTAAAGGAGCTGCAAAACCAAGTGAACCCGGTGTTTCCTTGGCAACGAAAGCTTCTATTTCTCCCGCTTCCAAGCCCTCATTACAGGGAAAAAGGTTGACAACCATTCCTAAGGAACCAACCTTTCATGCTATGCATACACCAAAGAGCTGCACAAAGAGAGTGGCTTAA
- the LOC8268854 gene encoding ABC transporter I family member 17 isoform X1 — MVFGSISSLSRVSAANDGTLEHLLTVTDIESATDNDDNQYKFRIRNLTRETDGGAKILNGVNLDVPKGVIVGIVGPSGSGKSTFLRSLNRLWEPPPGTVFLDGCDIRDLDVLSLRRKVGMLFQIPVLFEGTIADNIRYGPQLRGKKLSDNEVHKLLILADLDSSFHKKNYGELSVGQAQRVALARTLANEPEVLLLDEPTSALDPISTQNIEEVIVKLKKNQGMTIVMVSHSIKQIQRVADVVCLLVNGEVVEVLKPNELSEAKHPMAQRFLQLSS, encoded by the exons ATGGTATTCGGTTCAATATCTTCTCTTTCCAGAG tTTCAGCAGCTAATGATGGTACTCTCGAGCATCTATTAACGGTGACCGATATAGAATCTGCTACTGATAATGATGATAATCAATACAAGTTTAGAATACGGAATTTGACTAGAGAAACTGATGGCGGAGCGAAAATACTTAACGGAGTTAACTTGGATGTACCAAAAGGTGTTATCGTTGGGATTGTGGGACCTAGTGGTAGCGGAAAATCTACGTTTTTAAGGTCGTTGAATCGCCTGTGGGAGCCACCGCCTGGTACGGTGTTTCTTGATGGCTGTGATATCCGCGACCTTGATGTTCTCAGTCTTCGCCGTAAGGTTGGCATGCTTTTCCAGATTCCGGTTCTTTTTGAAG GCACCATTGCAGATAACATACGATATGGCCCACAACTGAGGGGGAAGAAACTTTCTGACAATGAAGTTCACAAATTGCTGATCCTTGCTGACCTTGATTCTTCCTTTCacaagaaaaattatggtGAATTATCTGTAGGTCAAGCTCAAAGGGTTGCTCTTGCTAGGACTCTGGCTAACGAACCAGAG GTTTTGCTGCTAGATGAGCCAACAAGTGCATTGGATCCaatatcaacacaaaacataGAAGAAGTTATTGTGAAACTGAAGAAGAATCAGGGAATGACAATTGTGATGGTCTCTCACAGTATCAAACAGATTCAGAGAGTTGCTGATGTGGTTTGCCTTCTCGTAAATGGAGAAGTTGTTGAAGTTTTGAAACCCAATGAACTCTCAGAAGCCAAGCATCCCATGGCACAAAGGTTTCTTCAACTCAGCTCTTGA
- the LOC8268854 gene encoding ABC transporter I family member 17 isoform X2 has product MVFGSISSLSRAANDGTLEHLLTVTDIESATDNDDNQYKFRIRNLTRETDGGAKILNGVNLDVPKGVIVGIVGPSGSGKSTFLRSLNRLWEPPPGTVFLDGCDIRDLDVLSLRRKVGMLFQIPVLFEGTIADNIRYGPQLRGKKLSDNEVHKLLILADLDSSFHKKNYGELSVGQAQRVALARTLANEPEVLLLDEPTSALDPISTQNIEEVIVKLKKNQGMTIVMVSHSIKQIQRVADVVCLLVNGEVVEVLKPNELSEAKHPMAQRFLQLSS; this is encoded by the exons ATGGTATTCGGTTCAATATCTTCTCTTTCCAGAG CAGCTAATGATGGTACTCTCGAGCATCTATTAACGGTGACCGATATAGAATCTGCTACTGATAATGATGATAATCAATACAAGTTTAGAATACGGAATTTGACTAGAGAAACTGATGGCGGAGCGAAAATACTTAACGGAGTTAACTTGGATGTACCAAAAGGTGTTATCGTTGGGATTGTGGGACCTAGTGGTAGCGGAAAATCTACGTTTTTAAGGTCGTTGAATCGCCTGTGGGAGCCACCGCCTGGTACGGTGTTTCTTGATGGCTGTGATATCCGCGACCTTGATGTTCTCAGTCTTCGCCGTAAGGTTGGCATGCTTTTCCAGATTCCGGTTCTTTTTGAAG GCACCATTGCAGATAACATACGATATGGCCCACAACTGAGGGGGAAGAAACTTTCTGACAATGAAGTTCACAAATTGCTGATCCTTGCTGACCTTGATTCTTCCTTTCacaagaaaaattatggtGAATTATCTGTAGGTCAAGCTCAAAGGGTTGCTCTTGCTAGGACTCTGGCTAACGAACCAGAG GTTTTGCTGCTAGATGAGCCAACAAGTGCATTGGATCCaatatcaacacaaaacataGAAGAAGTTATTGTGAAACTGAAGAAGAATCAGGGAATGACAATTGTGATGGTCTCTCACAGTATCAAACAGATTCAGAGAGTTGCTGATGTGGTTTGCCTTCTCGTAAATGGAGAAGTTGTTGAAGTTTTGAAACCCAATGAACTCTCAGAAGCCAAGCATCCCATGGCACAAAGGTTTCTTCAACTCAGCTCTTGA